A genome region from Crossiella equi includes the following:
- a CDS encoding YciI family protein has protein sequence MKYLMMICVDETAPPGEGCGSWGADLAERGVILGGGILQPSSDATTVRLGGTGEVLLSDGPFAETKEQVAGFVLLECADLDEAVEIARTHPGVVEGGAAEIRPLWAGGVGAP, from the coding sequence GTGAAGTACCTGATGATGATCTGCGTGGACGAGACCGCCCCGCCCGGGGAGGGCTGCGGCAGCTGGGGCGCCGACCTGGCCGAACGTGGGGTGATCCTGGGCGGCGGGATCCTCCAGCCCAGCAGCGACGCCACCACCGTGCGGCTCGGCGGGACCGGCGAGGTGCTGCTCTCCGACGGGCCCTTCGCCGAGACCAAGGAGCAGGTGGCCGGGTTCGTGCTGCTGGAGTGCGCCGACCTGGACGAGGCCGTGGAGATCGCCCGCACGCACCCCGGCGTGGTCGAGGGCGGGGCCGCGGAGATCCGTCCGCTGTGGGCGGGCGGCGTGGGGGCGCCCTGA
- a CDS encoding MFS transporter codes for MAILTEAPARQRTGVLTLVLALTALVTSFTHSLLVPVLPGLPGLLGAEPSAVSWLVTSTVVVGAVANPLLGRLADLFGRKQVLLAAVGTFLGGSLLCALTTDLTLLIIGRSVQGISTVAIPLGISLLAGLVPPERRAGGIALVSAMLGIGGAVAMPLAGVVAQLWGFHGLFWVCCATGVLALAAVWWLVPALPTTGERAPVDVVGALLLVVALTAVLLPLSRGGTWGWTSPLSLGLLLGGLVLLVVFGLVALRRRAPIVDLRLAARRPVLLTNLAAFLTGFALFVNFLGTVTEFQTRYGLSVVLAGLGMLPGGLLMAGLSPVAARLIPRVGAKRTLLYGSLVIVAGFAVHQLLRGSLWGVVTATTVIAGGIALSYSAMPTLILDATPPEQAAAANGLNALARTLGSSVSSAVFGALAAAAGGPTLFFLLGALSAVLATLVIAMPTGSGRDTS; via the coding sequence GTGGCCATCCTGACCGAGGCGCCCGCGCGGCAGCGGACCGGGGTGCTGACCCTGGTCCTCGCGCTGACCGCGCTGGTGACCTCGTTCACCCATTCCCTGCTCGTGCCCGTCTTGCCTGGTTTGCCCGGCTTGCTGGGCGCCGAACCGTCCGCGGTCAGCTGGCTGGTCACCTCCACCGTCGTGGTGGGCGCGGTGGCCAACCCGCTGCTGGGGCGACTGGCCGACCTCTTCGGCCGCAAGCAGGTGCTGCTGGCCGCCGTCGGGACCTTCCTCGGCGGCTCGCTGCTGTGCGCGCTGACCACCGACCTCACGCTGTTGATCATCGGCCGGTCCGTGCAGGGCATCTCCACCGTGGCCATCCCGCTGGGCATCAGCCTGCTCGCCGGGCTCGTCCCGCCAGAACGCCGTGCGGGCGGGATCGCCCTGGTCAGCGCCATGCTCGGCATCGGCGGCGCGGTCGCCATGCCCCTGGCCGGGGTGGTCGCGCAGCTGTGGGGCTTCCACGGGCTGTTCTGGGTGTGCTGCGCGACCGGCGTGCTCGCCCTGGCCGCCGTGTGGTGGCTGGTGCCCGCGCTGCCCACCACGGGGGAGCGGGCCCCGGTGGACGTGGTCGGCGCGCTCCTGCTCGTGGTGGCCCTCACCGCCGTGCTGCTGCCGCTCAGCCGCGGCGGCACCTGGGGCTGGACCTCGCCGCTGTCGCTGGGCCTGCTGCTCGGCGGCCTGGTGCTGCTGGTGGTGTTCGGCCTGGTCGCGCTGCGCCGCCGAGCGCCCATCGTGGACCTGCGGCTGGCCGCCCGCCGCCCGGTCCTGCTCACCAACCTCGCGGCCTTCCTCACCGGGTTCGCGCTGTTCGTGAACTTCCTCGGCACCGTCACCGAGTTCCAGACCCGCTACGGCCTGTCCGTGGTCCTGGCCGGGCTCGGCATGCTGCCCGGCGGGCTGCTCATGGCCGGGCTGTCCCCGGTCGCCGCCCGGCTCATCCCGCGCGTCGGCGCCAAGCGCACCCTGCTGTACGGCTCGCTGGTGATCGTCGCCGGGTTCGCCGTGCACCAGCTCCTGCGCGGCTCCCTGTGGGGTGTGGTGACCGCCACCACGGTCATCGCGGGCGGCATCGCCCTGTCCTACTCCGCGATGCCCACCCTGATCCTGGACGCCACCCCGCCGGAGCAGGCCGCCGCCGCCAACGGGCTCAACGCGCTCGCCCGTACGCTGGGCAGCTCGGTGTCCTCGGCCGTGTTCGGTGCCCTGGCCGCCGCTGCGGGCGGACCCACGCTGTTCTTCCTGCTCGGCGCGCTGTCGGCGGTACTGGCTACCCTGGTCATCGCGATGCCGACGGGGTCCGGGCGCGACACATCCTGA
- a CDS encoding M20/M25/M40 family metallo-hydrolase produces the protein MTRTLHRARPLLALLACAAVLATGAPAAAAAEQTGGGVPQVGYEDIRPHLEQFQRIADRNGGNRAHGTPGFRESLDYVRGELDAAGYRTKVETFQHDGKEGHNLVADWPGGDENRVLFLGAHLDSVPDGPGINDNASGSAGLLATALTVAQRGLQTDRHLRFAWWGAEESGLVGSRYHVAYQSPAELAKISAYLNFDMAGTPDPPQYIVIDVGHPATAVLQEYLRGKGKQTFEVGGEGGSDYTSFTEKGVPVAGFTSGLDKCYHQACDTLANLDPATQTLSTNAMVDAVWRLAVDPAGVGDPYYPKDGNGGYQVEHYDVKLDYDPARPDHLAGDTTITAVATRDLGRFNLDFLGYDISESTVDGRPAANRREDEHELVLTPEKTIRKGKKFTVRVKYAGKPTGNGWHAITNGGFAAYGEPHSATSWYPANDHPSDKATFALTATVPDGWSVMGNGLPGETTKANGKSTFRWRENTPMATYLSTVAVDRFTVRTSTLKDGKPAVYGYGTGTPVTPDSEAVMDPMLSHYASLFGPYPFQSTGGIVVATADGHPALETQSRPTYGGGMWDVNMAHELSHMWFGNSVSVRDWRDGCLNECVAQYANQLWEEHNGADLDKGFYPTMVEGNRDKPEFWATRLHDPGKGRELDPGLYHKGSTMVHALRKAMGDHSFFTLLKTWTREHANGNASWPEFEERAARVSGKDLRGFFDAWVRGTVIPPEQYLYPAGR, from the coding sequence ATGACACGAACTCTCCACCGGGCACGGCCGCTGCTGGCGCTCCTGGCCTGCGCCGCGGTGCTGGCCACCGGTGCGCCCGCGGCCGCCGCCGCGGAGCAGACCGGCGGCGGGGTGCCCCAGGTCGGGTACGAGGACATCCGCCCGCACCTGGAGCAGTTCCAGCGCATCGCTGACCGCAACGGCGGCAACCGCGCGCACGGCACCCCCGGTTTCCGCGAGTCACTGGACTACGTGCGCGGCGAGCTCGACGCCGCGGGCTACCGCACGAAGGTCGAGACCTTCCAGCACGACGGCAAGGAGGGCCACAACCTCGTCGCGGACTGGCCCGGCGGGGACGAGAACCGGGTGCTGTTCCTCGGCGCCCACCTGGACAGCGTGCCCGACGGGCCCGGCATCAACGACAACGCCTCCGGCTCGGCCGGGCTGCTGGCCACCGCGCTGACCGTGGCGCAGCGCGGGCTGCAGACCGACCGGCACCTGCGCTTCGCCTGGTGGGGTGCGGAGGAGAGCGGCCTGGTCGGCTCCCGGTACCACGTGGCGTACCAGAGCCCGGCCGAGCTGGCCAAGATCAGCGCGTACCTGAACTTCGACATGGCCGGGACCCCGGACCCGCCGCAGTACATCGTCATCGACGTGGGCCACCCGGCCACCGCGGTGCTCCAGGAGTACCTGCGGGGCAAGGGCAAGCAGACCTTCGAGGTCGGCGGCGAGGGCGGCTCGGACTACACCTCGTTCACGGAGAAGGGCGTCCCGGTCGCCGGGTTCACCTCCGGTCTGGACAAGTGCTACCACCAGGCCTGCGACACCCTGGCCAACCTCGACCCGGCCACCCAGACGCTGAGCACCAACGCGATGGTCGACGCGGTGTGGCGGCTCGCGGTCGACCCGGCCGGGGTCGGCGACCCGTACTACCCGAAGGACGGCAACGGCGGCTACCAGGTCGAGCACTACGACGTGAAGCTCGACTACGACCCCGCCCGCCCCGACCACCTCGCCGGGGACACCACGATCACCGCGGTCGCCACCCGCGACCTCGGCCGGTTCAACCTGGACTTCCTCGGCTACGACATCAGCGAGTCCACAGTGGACGGCCGTCCGGCGGCGAACCGGCGCGAGGACGAGCACGAGCTGGTGCTCACCCCGGAGAAGACCATCCGGAAAGGCAAGAAGTTCACCGTCCGGGTGAAGTACGCGGGCAAGCCGACCGGGAACGGCTGGCACGCGATCACGAACGGCGGGTTCGCCGCCTACGGGGAGCCGCACTCGGCCACCTCCTGGTACCCGGCCAACGACCACCCCTCGGACAAGGCGACCTTCGCGCTGACCGCGACCGTGCCGGACGGCTGGTCGGTCATGGGCAACGGCCTGCCGGGGGAGACCACGAAGGCCAACGGCAAGTCCACCTTCCGCTGGCGCGAGAACACCCCCATGGCCACCTACCTCTCGACCGTGGCCGTGGACAGGTTCACCGTGCGCACCTCGACGCTCAAAGACGGCAAACCCGCCGTCTACGGCTACGGCACCGGCACCCCGGTCACCCCGGACTCCGAGGCGGTGATGGACCCGATGCTCTCGCACTACGCCTCGCTGTTCGGGCCCTACCCGTTCCAGAGCACCGGCGGCATCGTGGTCGCCACCGCCGACGGCCACCCCGCGCTGGAGACGCAGAGCAGGCCCACCTACGGCGGCGGCATGTGGGACGTCAACATGGCCCACGAGCTCAGCCACATGTGGTTCGGCAACTCGGTGAGCGTGCGCGACTGGCGGGACGGCTGCCTCAACGAGTGCGTGGCCCAGTACGCCAACCAGCTGTGGGAGGAGCACAACGGCGCCGACCTGGACAAGGGCTTCTACCCGACCATGGTCGAGGGCAACCGGGACAAGCCGGAGTTCTGGGCCACGCGCCTGCACGACCCGGGCAAGGGCCGGGAGTTGGACCCGGGCCTATACCACAAGGGCTCGACGATGGTGCACGCGCTGCGCAAGGCCATGGGCGACCACTCCTTCTTCACCCTGCTCAAGACCTGGACCCGGGAACACGCGAACGGCAACGCCTCCTGGCCGGAGTTCGAGGAGCGGGCGGCGCGGGTCTCGGGCAAGGACCTGCGGGGCTTCTTCGACGCCTGGGTGCGGGGCACGGTGATCCCGCCGGAGCAGTACCTGTACCCGGCGGGCCGGTAG